From a single Pseudomonas sp. A34-9 genomic region:
- the rsmG gene encoding 16S rRNA (guanine(527)-N(7))-methyltransferase RsmG, which produces MSSKVTSQHAEELSTGARELGVNLTETQHELLLGYLALLIKWNQAYNLTAVRDPDEMVSRHLLDSLSVMSFIENGRWLDVGSGGGMPGIPLAILYPDAQVTCLDSNGKKTRFLTQVKLELKLDNLQVIHSRVEAFQPAQPFNGIISRAFSSMENFTNWTRHLGDADTRWLAMKGVHPADELVALPADFKLDSEHALAVPGCQGQRHLLILRRTA; this is translated from the coding sequence TTGAGTTCTAAGGTCACTTCGCAACACGCCGAAGAGTTATCCACAGGAGCCCGCGAGCTCGGTGTCAATCTCACTGAAACCCAGCATGAATTGCTGCTGGGTTATCTGGCTCTGTTGATCAAATGGAACCAGGCCTACAACCTGACGGCTGTGCGTGATCCGGACGAAATGGTTTCGCGGCACTTGCTCGATAGCCTGAGCGTGATGTCGTTCATCGAAAATGGTCGCTGGCTCGATGTCGGCAGCGGCGGCGGTATGCCGGGAATTCCGTTGGCGATCCTGTATCCGGACGCGCAAGTGACCTGTCTGGACAGCAACGGCAAGAAAACCCGCTTCCTGACTCAGGTCAAACTCGAACTCAAACTGGATAACCTGCAAGTTATCCACAGTCGTGTCGAAGCGTTCCAGCCTGCTCAACCGTTCAACGGGATCATTTCCCGGGCGTTCAGCAGCATGGAGAACTTCACCAACTGGACTCGTCACCTCGGCGATGCCGACACACGCTGGCTGGCAATGAAGGGCGTTCATCCGGCCGATGAGCTGGTAGCATTGCCGGCAGACTTCAAACTCGATAGCGAACACGCCCTGGCCGTACCCGGTTGCCAAGGCCAACGCCATCTGCTGATACTGCGCCGCACGGCATGA